One segment of Hippopotamus amphibius kiboko isolate mHipAmp2 chromosome 4, mHipAmp2.hap2, whole genome shotgun sequence DNA contains the following:
- the PRR15 gene encoding proline-rich protein 15 has translation MADGGGTGSSGSWWSSLTNSRKKSKDAAGGAQPPPQPVPGEPAPPGSDWTSSSQENQHPNLLAGAGEPHKPDKLGGEKSGNSRRNLKISRSGRFKEKRKVRATLLPEGVRSSEEADFPGDPHEEQ, from the coding sequence ATGGCCGACGGCGGCGGCACCGGCAGCTCCGGCTCCTGGTGGAGCTCGCTAACCAACAGCAGGAAGAAAAGCAAGGACGCCGCGGGGGGTGCGCAGCCTCCCCCGCAGCCTGTCCCCGGGGAACCCGCGCCGCCCGGCTCAGACTGGACTAGCAGTTCCCAGGAGAATCAGCACCCCAATCTCCTCGCGGGCGCCGGCGAGCCCCACAAGCCAGACAAGTTGGGCGGGGAGAAATCGGGCAACAGCCGCCGAAATTTGAAGATCTCGCGCTCGGGCCGCtttaaagagaagaggaaagtgcGCGCCACTCTTCTCCCCGAGGGAGTCCGGTCCTCGGAGGaggcggacttccctggtgaccccCACGAAGAGCAGTAG